A region of the Paracoccaceae bacterium genome:
CACTACCTGATGCACGGCCGGGCCGAGGGGCGGAAGCTTCGCGAACCCGCTTGGTCGGACGATTTCGACGGCTGGGACCAGCTGCGCGAGGAGGTGCGGGCAGGCGTGGCGCGATGGGGCCGGGCCGATCCCGAGGTCACGGTGATCGTGCCGGTCTACAACCAGTTCCTCTATACCCTTCGCTGCCTGTGGTCGATGCTGCGGGCCGGTGACCGGGCACGGCTGCAAGTGATCGTGGCCGACGACGGATCGAGCGACGAGACCGCCGGTTTCCTCCGCGACCTGCCGGGCATCACCTATATCCGCAACCCCGAGAACATGGGGTTCCTGCAGTCGTGCAACAACGCCGCGCAGGCGGCGATCGCGCCCTATGTCTTCCTGCTGAACAACGATACCGCCGTGCTGCCCGGCTGGATCGACAGCCTGCTCGACATCGCGCGCCAGACCCCCGACGCGGGGATCATCGGGTCAAAGCTTGTCTACCCCGACGGAACGCTGCAGGAGGCAGGGGGATATGTCTGGTCGGACGGCGGCGGTGCGAACCTCGGCCGCGGGGCGGACCCGAGCGAGCCGGGCTTTTCCACCCGCCGCGATGCGGACTACATCTCGGGTGCCGCAATCCTTGTCCCGCGGGCGGTCTGGCGGGACGTGGGCGGGTTCGACACCCGCTACATGCCCGCCTATTGCGAGGATACCGACCTTGCCATGCGGCTGCGGCAGCTGGGCTGGCGCGTGATCTATCAGCCCGCCTCGGTCGTCGTCCATTTCGAGGGAGTGTCCTCGGGCACCTCGACGGACAGCGGGATCAAGGCCTACCAGGTGGTGAACTTCGAGAAGCTGCGCGAACGCTGGGCCTTTGCGCTTGAGCGGCACGAACACAGCCAGACCATCTATCCGCGGAACATCCCCCGGGCGCGGCGCCCGCGCATCCTGATGATCGACCACGAGGTGCCCGAACCCGACAAGGACGCAGGGTCGGTGATCGCGTGGTGGCACATCCGGCTGCTGCTGGGGATGGGCTACGAACTGACCTTCGTGCCGAACAACCTGCTGCCGTCGGGAAGCTATGGCACGGCGCTGCAGGCCCTGGGGGTCGAGCTGATCCATACCCCCTACGTCAAGGACATCGGCCGCTACCTGGATCGCCATGCATCCGATTTCGATGTCTTCTACCTGTGCCGCTACGGAGAAGGCGGTCGCTGGATCGAGAGGCTGCGCCAGTTGTGTCCGGCGACGCCGATCATCTTCAACACCGCCGACCTGCATTTCCTGCGCGCATCGCGCGAGGCGCGGCTGAAGGGGAACCTGCCCGAGGACATGGAGCGTGTCGCCGCGATCCGGACGCGCGAGCTGCAGGTGATCGGCATGGCATCGGACACGATCCTGGTGTCGACCCACGAACGCGACGTCCTGCGCGACATGGGGGTGCGTGACAGCCTGTCGGTCATTCCACTGGTCATGCCGGTTGCGGAACGGGTGCCTCCGCGCGAGGGGCGGCGCGGCATCGCCTTCGTGGGCGGCTATCGCCACACCCCCAATGTCGATGCGGTGATGTATTTCCTGTCCGACATCTGGCCGCTGATCCAGTCCGCGCGACCGGACCTGGAGTTCCACATCGTCGGTTCCAGCCCCCCTGCCGCCTTCGACGCGCTGAAACTGCCGGGCGTCAAGGTGGTGGGCTATGTCGAGGATCTGGACAGCTATCTGGACGGGCTGGTCGCCACGATCGTGCCGTTGCAGTACGGCGCGGGCATCAAGGGCAAGATCGGGTCGTCGCTGGCGGCGGGGGTGCCCTGCATCTCGACCACCGTGGGGGCCGAGGGGATGGGCCTGCAGCCTGGCAGCGAGATCGTGATCGCCGACAGTCCCGAGGATTTCGCGGCCGCGGTGCTGTGGGTCGTCGAGGACGCCGACCTGTGGGACCGGCTGAGCCGTGGCGGGCGCGATTTCGTTGCGCGCGCGTATTCGCCCGAGGTGACGCGGCGCCGTCTTCTGCGCCAGCTGGCCAAGGTGGGCGCGGCGCCATTCTCGGGCCGCTGCACGATCACCGGCGCCGCCGAACAGCGCCGCTTCCTGCACGACGACCGGCCCGACAGCCTGGCGGCCGGGGACGGGTTGCCCGGATCGGCAGAGCGCGTGGCGGCGCAGGCCCTGGCACGCCTGGCCGGGCAACCGGACACGGCACTGGCGCGGATCGACCCGGCGCGCCTGCCCGCGCTGGCCGTGGCGGGTGACATGCCGTCGCTTGCCGATGCGCTTGCGCCGTCCGGCCGGCTTGTCGCGCCCGACGCGGCCGAGCTTCTGGCCGCGCGCATCGTTCTGGACGACGCGGCAGAGGACATGCTGCGCACCGTGCTCGACGTCGCGGGTGACACCTGCACGCGGCTTGTGCTTGCATGCGCGCCGGTGGGGCAGCAACCGGGCACGGCCCGGGCCGAGGCGCCGCGCCTGATGCGGCTTGTGCTGATGCTTGAGGCGGAAGGATGGGACGTGCGCAGCGACCGCATGACGCTTCCGGAATGCGCGCTGACCGGCTGCGCGCTGATCGAGGCGCGCCGCCCCCCGCCGCCCACCGCCACCGCATGACCGGAACCCGAACCGCGGGGCGGGCGCGGTCCGGGCGTTGCGCGACCCGCCGATTGTGGGTAATCCCGCCGCCCGGGGGGCCCGGTGACGCCGGGCGGGGTGCGGTGCCTGCGGCGGGGGCCGCTGGAACAGCCATGGAGGCCAGATGGCGCATCTGATGGATCGCACGATCATCCTGCACTACCACCTGTTCAAGAATGCCGGGACCTCTTTCGATGGCATCCTGAAATGGAACTTTCCCGGTCGCTGGGTCACGGCCGAATTTCCGACAGGCCCCGCCAGCAACACCGATCAGGTGACGGAGTGGATTGTCTCGAACCCGCAGGCGGTGGCGTTTTCCAGCCATACCGCCTCGGGTCCGCTGCCCGAAATTCCCGGTGTGCGCATCATTTCGGCGCTGTTCCTGCGCGATCCGGTCGAGCGCATCCGGTCCGCCTATCTTTTCGAGCGCGCACAGGCCGCAACCGCCGTGGCCGACAGCCGCGGCGTGGAACTTGCCCGGCGCACCGACCTTGACGGCTATGCGCGGGCGCGCATCGCCGTGCGGGGTGACCGCCAGTGCCGCGACTTCCACGTCGCCCGCCTGTCGCGCTTCGTGCCCGGCCCGCAGCCGGAACTGGAACGCGCCGAGGCGGCGCTGAAGGTGCTGAGCTTCGTGGGCGAGGTCGAGCGGTTCGGCCACAGCATCGGCCGGTTTCAGCGGCTGGTTGCGCCGGTGTGGCCGAAGTTCTCGGCCGGGTCGATGCACCTGAACCGCGCCGTAGAGAAGGAAGTCGCCGAGATCTCGCCGGAACTGCGTGTGTTTCTTGAAGACAACAACCGCGACGACCTTGCGCTGCTCGAAACCGCGCGGCGCACGGTCTGGGCGGAATGATGCGGCACGATCACGCACCGGATGACGTGTCGTAAAGGCGACAGTCACCCTGCGGCAATGGCGCAAGAGCGTCAAAATCCCGGATTGCTGTTGCTGCCGCGAACGGCATTCGACTAGGTTCGGGCAAACTCATTCACGACCCTTCGCGGGGTCGTTGGCTCGTATGCAGGAACCAGGTCATGTCCCAACCCCTTCCGATGACGACCACCCGCCAGATCGGTATCCGGCAGCGCAGCCTGCGGCGCCACTGCCGCCTGGGGCGCGCGACCGAACTGGTGTTCATCCTGGCCACGGGCGTGATGCTGACCCTTGGCGGTCAGGCGCAGGCGCAGACCTGGGACGGCGAGACGGACAGCGACTGGGCCACCGGGACGAACTGGGACGGCGACGCGAAACCGACCGTCGGCCAGACCGCAGAGATCAGCGACGCAGGGGCCCCGAACCAGCCCACGGTGAGCACGACCGAGACGGTGGCGCAGACGAACGTTTCGGCGGGTACCCTGACAATCTCGGGCACCGGCACCCTGAACAGCCCTGTTGCCACGGCGCTGGACGGGAACATCGTGATCGAGTCTGGCGGTACGATCGGTGGTTCGCTGGATGCCATCGGGACCACCGGGTCGAACGCGGGAACCATCACCGGCTACCTTCGCGTGGGCAGCGGCACCTTTGACAATGCCGGGGTCGTGCAGGGCACGACCACGATCAACTCGGGCACGCTGAACCTGAACAGCGGGACCAACCTTGCAGACGCCCAGGACTTCATCGTCAACGGCGGCACGGTGAACGTGAACGCATCGGACACCGTCGGCTCGCTGTCGGGCACCGGCGGCACGATCAACTTCGTCCCTGACGCCACGCTGACGATCAATCAGTCCTCGGCCGGCACCTACAGCGGCGACATCACGGGATCGGCCACGTTCGATTCCACCTACCTGCTGAAGCAGGGCGCTGAGACGCTGACGCTCAGCGGCAACAACACGATGACCGGCTCTGGTCGGTTGCGGGTCAATGGCGGGACTCTCGTGCTCCAGGGCGGGAACGCCGTGGGCAATACCGACGCGCTGGAGGTCACCACCGGCACGGTATCGCTTGAGGCGGACGAGACGGTGGGCCTGCTTCTGGGGGCTGCCTCCGGCACGCTGAACCTGAACGGCAACACGATCACGCTGGCCGGATCGGGCGTTCCCGATTCCGCGAACGCGGCCATCAACGTGACCGGCACCGGCGGGATCACGTTGAACGGCGCCAACTTCACGCAGCGTTTCGATACCGGCCTTGCCTATACCGGCGCGACCACCGTCACGGCGGGCACGTTCCGGCTCGGCGCCGACAACATCATCGACGACGCCTCGGACGTCACGGTCAACGGCGGCACGCTGGCGCTGCAGGGCTTCAGCGACACGGTGGACACCGTTGCCATGTCCTCCGGCGCGATCACCGGAACCGGCACGCTGACCGCGACGTCCTACACCCAGAGCGGCGGCACGCTGGGTGCGACGCTGTCCTCGGCCGGGGCGAAGGAACTGACCGGCGGCACCATCTCGGGCACGCTGACCGGCGCCGGGGCGACCACGATCGCCGCGGGCGCGGGCACGGTGACCGTCGATGCCACGGGCACCATCACCGGAGACGTCACGCTGGAATCGGGCACGCTGCGCATCGGCAATTCGGGCGCGATCGGCGGCACCATCACCACCACCGGTTCGGTCATCAGCTATGCCGACGCTGTTTCGGTGGCATCCGAGATCAATCTCGATTCCGACGATACCCAGCTTGAGGTTCTCGGCGCCGACAACGCCACCCAGACCGGCAACATCGTGGAAACGACAGGTCCGCACGGGATCGAGAAGATCGGGACCGGCAGCCTGCAGCTGACCGGTACGAACACCTACACCGGCACCACGGTTGTGACCGAGGGCTCGCTGATCATCGGTGGCGGTGGCAGCATCGTCAGCAACATGGAAATCGGCGTGGACGGCACCGTGACGGTGCAGGGCACCTCGTCGGTCGCCGACATCGACAACGCGGGCAACCTGTCGGTCGGCGGGACGGCCGGGGCCCTGACGAACTCTGGCTTTGCCAGCGTCGCCGGTTCGGTGACATCGCTGACCAACACCGCAGGCACCACCAACATCGGGGGGCTGACCACCGGCACCGTGACCGGCGACACCAGCGTGTCGGGCGGGACGGTGCGGCTGCAGACGAACTCGGACCTTGCGGACACCAGCACGGTGACCGTTTCGGACACCGGCACGTTCACGGTCGACGAGGACGATACCATCGCAACGCTGACGCAGAGCGACGGCACCGTGAACGGCAATTCCACGCTGACGGTGACCGGGGCCTTCGACCAGTCGGGCGGCACCACGGGCGGCACGGTGACGGTCGTCACCAACACCTTCACCCAGTCGGGCGGGGCCGTCGTGGCGCTTGGCACCACCGTCACCGCATCCGGCGACCAGACCCTGCAGGGCGGCTCCATCGGCGGTCGGCTGGACGGCGCAGGGGCGATCACGGTCGAATCCGGCCAGACGAACCTGACGACGGGCAACATCAGCAACACCACCGGGATCACGATCACCGACGGCACCCTGAACAACATCGGCGGCTTCATCGACACTGCCGGCAACAGCATCGTCCTGGACGGTGCCGGTGCCACGCTGATCAACGTCGGTGATGCGGGCGGCGACGCGTTTGCCGATGACGAGACGATCACCGTCAACGCGGGCACGTTCACCAACAACATCGACGAAACCATCGGCGCCCTGGAACAGACGGGCGGCACCATCGACGGCACGGGCATCATCACGGCGGATACGTTTGTCCAGTCGGGCGGAGACATGGCGGGGCTGGTGGACACGACCACCAGTGCCACGCTGGACGGCGGCATCATCAGCGGCACCCTGTCGGGCGCTGCGGCCACGGTGCAGACCGGCACCACCACCCTGACCGGCACGATCAGCGCCGATACGACCATCACCTCGACCCTCGAGGTTGACGGCGGCGCCCTGACCGGCACCACCACACTGTCCGGCGGCACGCTGACCGGGCTGTCCGACAGCACGATCACCGGCGACGTCGGCACCGACGCGGCGGGCGGCACGATCACGGCGGCAACGGGCACCACGCTGACGATCGACACGCTGAACCCGACAGGCGGAGGTGCGCTTGCCATCGGCACCACCGGGGCCGGTGGAACGGTTGTCGTCAATGGCTCGGGTGCGCAAAGCGCCGGATCGACCATCGCGATCGACGCCGGTACGTTGCAGATTGGCAGCGCGGGGGCGGGCTCGTCTCTTCTGGACTCCATCGCCGGAACCTCGGTTGCAGACGGGGCGGCGCTGGACGTCGGCGGGTTTGACACAACGGTCAACGCCCTGTCGGGCGCCGGCACCGTCACCAACAGCGGCGCGGATGCCGGGTTGACGCTGACCGGCACGGCGACCTTTGACGGCGCGATCCAGGATGGCGCGGGGGACATCGCGCTGGTCGTATCGGGCGGCGTCGCGCTCGGTGAGTCGACGGACGTTACACTGACCGGCAACAACACCTTCTCGGGCGGGACAACCGTCGAGGGTGCGGGTGCGCTGACCGCCAGCCTGACCCTGTCGGGGGCGGGGTCGAACCTGTCGTCCACCGGACTTGTCACCGTGAACACCGGCGGCACGCTGGTGATCGACGGGGACGAGACCATCGGCGCGCTCGCGGGAACCGGGACGGGTGCCGTCGACATCGACAACGGCGCGCTGACCACGGGCGACGCGACCGATACGCTGTACGAGGGCACGATCACCGGTGCGGGCGATCTGGTGAAGGAAGGTGACGGCACCTTCACGATCACCGGCGATGTTTCGAACAACACGGTCACCGTGAACGACGGCACGCTGGTTCTGTCGGGCAACAACACGATGACGCAGATCACGGTGGATGATGCCACGCTGCGGCTGGAATCGGACGACGCGGCGGGCGGTGCGGGCGGCCTGATCCGCACCACCGGTTCGGTCATCGACTATGCCGACGGCGTGAATATCGGCACCGATGTGGAGATCGCGAGCGATACGACGCAGGTCCAGGTAACCACCGGCGCGGCCGAGCAGTCGGGCGTGATCAGCGAGGATGTGGCGGGCCGGCCGCTGGAAAAGATCGGCGCAGGAACGCTCACGCTCTCGGGGGCCAACACCTACACCGGTACCACCACCATCTCGGCCGGGACGCTGATCGCGGCCGGCGGTCTGGCCATCGCCGATACCGGGGCGGTGGATGTCGCCGGCGGCGCGACCTTCGAACTGGCCAGCAACGAGACCATCGGCGCGCTGTCGGGCGCTGCCGGGTCCACGGTTGACGTGAACGGCAATACCCTGTCGGTGGCCGAGGGCAACGGCCTGACCTTTGCCGGCAGCCTGACCGGCAGCGGCAACTTCGACCTGCTGGGTTCGTCCACGCTGACCCTGACGGGCGTCAGCAGCATCACCGGTGCGGTGGGGCCGGGCTTTGCCGGCGCCTCCTCGGCCACGCTGATCATCGCGGCGGGTGGGTCGGTCGCAGCCGACACGGTGGGTGCCACGACCGGCGCCACGCTGGAGCTGAACGGCGGCGCCCTGACCGATGACGGTGCGGCGATCATCGCCAGTGGCACCGTGCGGGTGAACGGGTCCGAGACGGCGGGCGCGACCAACGTCGGCAACGTCGGCACGCTCGAGATCAACGGCGCGGCCACTGTCCTGACCCTGAACGGCGTCGCCTCGAACGGCATCCCGACGGGCAACTCCACCATCGACGGCGACGTGACCGGCACCGGCACGCTGAACGTGACCGGCGGCACCACGACGGTCGGTGGCACGGGCGACGTGCAGACCGATACCACCATCGGCGCCGGCGGCACTGTCGTCAACAGCGGCACCATGGCGGATGTCGACAACGCGGGCACCTTCACCAACAACGCCGGGGCCACGGCGGGCGCGCTGACCAACACGGGCGCGGGCGCAGGCTCGAACGTGGGAACGCTGGCCAGCCTGACGCACAACTCGACCGGAACCTTCGACAACGCGGGCACTGTGACCGGCGACACTTCGGTTTCGGCGGGGACGGTCAACCTGAACGCAGGGTCCGACCTGTCGGATACCGGTACGCTGTCGCTGACCGGCGGCGCGGTGAACGTGAATACGACCGAAACCGTGGGCACGCTTGACATGACGGCCGGGACGGTGACCACCACGGCCACCCTGACCACCGGCGTCCTGACAGGCACGGGCGGCACCATCACCACCACCGCAACCGGCGGTCTGGTCGCGGGCAACGCCAGCAGCAGCACCTTTGACGGCGCGATCGACGGCGACGGCTTCCTTCAGAAGCTGGGCAGCGGCACCCTGACGCTGACCGGAGCCAATACCTACAGCGGCGGCACCACGGTGAGCGGCGGCACGCTGGCGGTGACGGGGACGGGCACGCTGACCGGCCCGAGCATCACCATCGACCCGCTGGCCACCCTGTCGACCGATGGCGGGGCGCTGACGACCTCGACCTCGATCCGCAACGACGGCACCTTTGCGATCAGCGGAGACGAGAGCATCGCCAACGTGTTCAACACGGGCGTGTCCAACCCGGGGGCGATCTCGCTCACGTCGGGCGCGCTGCTGACGCTGAACTCGGGCGCCTCCGACATCTCGGGCATCATCTCGGGCGACGGCGCGCTGACCGTCACCGGTACCAGCAACACCACACTGACCGGGGCGAACACCTACACGGGCGCAACCACTGTCAACAGCGGCACCCTGGCGATCACGGGTGCGGGTTCGGTCGCCTCGACGGACGTGACGGTGAACGGTACCGGCACACTGACCACCGACAGCGACGCGCTGGCGGCGGGGGCCACCGTGACCGTGGGCGACACCGGCACCTTCACCTCGTCCGGAACCGACAGCTATGCGGCGATCACGCAGACCGGCGGCACCATCAACGGTACGGGCGTCCAGACGCTGAGCGGGGCCTTCACCCAGTCGGGCGGCACCACGGGCGGAACGGTCGACATCAACGCGGCAAGCTTCACCCAGTCGGGCGGGGCCATCGTTGCGGCGGGCACCTCGGTGACCGTGGCGCCGGGCGGCCAGCAGGTGCTGCAGGGCGGAACCATCGGCGGCACGCTGGACGGCGCGGGCGCCATAACCGAGGTGACCACGGGCACGACCACTTTCCTCGCCGGCGCCACCATCGCCTCGACCGACATCCAGATCAGTTCGGGCGGCGTGCTGTCGACCGCGGGCGGCGCGATCGCGGCTGGCGCGTCGATCGGCATGACCGGACCGGCCACGTTCCAGACCACCGGGGCCGAGAGCCTTGTCACGCTGAACACGACGAACGCCACGGTCGGCGGCAGCGGCACCATCACGCTGTCCAACCTGTTCAGCCAGAACGGCGGCACGACCGCGGGCAGCATCACGATCGACACGGTAGCCTTCCAGCAGTTGAACGGCGGCATCGTAGCGGCGGGTACCGCGGTGAACGCCAGCGGTTCGCAGACCTTGTCGGGGGGTCAGATCCTCGGGACGCTCGGCGGCGCGGGCGCGGTGACCGTGCAGACCGCACTCACAAGCGTGACCGGAGCGGGGTCGATCGCATCGAACACGATCAACGTGCTTGGCAGCGGGACGCTGCTGACCGATGGCGGGGCGCTGTCGGCCGGTGCCGCGGTTACCACGGCGGGCACGCTGACCGTCAGTGGCGCCGAGACCATCACCTCGCTCGACCAGACCGGCGGAACGGTGAACGGCGGCGGCACGATCACCGCCACGGGCACTTTTGCCCAGAGCGGCGGCGGCGTCCTTGCGGCTGGCACGACGATCAGCGCGGCCGGGGCGCAGACCCTGTCGGGTGGCTCGATCCTCGGCACGCTTGGCGGTGCGGGGGCGGTGACGGTTCAGGACGGCACGACCACCGTGACGGGTGCGGGTTCCATCGCGTCGAACAGTGTGACGGTCGACAACACCGGCACGCTGACCACCGACGGCGGGGCCCTTGCGGCCGGGGCAACGGTGACGGTCGGCGGCACGCTGAACAACACCGGGACCGAGACCATCAATGCGCTGAACCAGGTCGCCGGCACGATCAATGGCGGCATCTACAATGTGGCGACCCAGTTCAGCCAGTCCGTTGGCATCACGGCAGGCGGCGTTGACATCAACACCGTCACCTTCACCCAGTCGAATGGCGCGACCATCGGCGCGGGCACCAGCGTGACCGCCTCGGGCGCACAGCTTCTGCTGGGCGGCTCGATCCTCGGCGCGCTCGACGGTGCAGGGGCGGTCACGGTCCAGGACAACACCACGAGCGTTACCGGCGCCGGCACGATCGCGTCGGACGACGTGACGGTGACGGCGACAGGGACACTGGTAACCGATGGCGGCGCCCTGTCTGGCAGCGCCGATGTGGCGAACGCCGGCATCCTGACGCTTGGCGGATCGGAAACGATCGCCAGCCTGAGCGGTGCCGGAACCACCAACGTCAACGCGGGCACCCTGACACTGCAGGGTCCGGGCACCTCGAACGTCAGCGGCGCGATCAATGGCGCGGGTGGCCTGACCGTGGCCGGTGGCACCACGAACCTGACCGGCGCCAACGGCTATGTCGGCACGACCCAGGTCACCGGCGGCACGCTCAACGTGCTGGGCGGTGGCACGCTGGCCTCGACAACGATCAATATCGCGGGTGGCACCTTCGCCACCGACGGCGGCGCGCTTCTTGGCACAACCGCCGTCAATGGCCCGGGCACCTTCCTGCTCAGCGGGTCCGAGACCATCGCAAGCCTGAACACGGCCGGGACGACCAACATCGTTGGCGCGGGCACGGTCCTGACATTGCAGACCGGCGCATCGAACATCACCGGGCCGATTGTCGGCACCGGCAACCTGCTGCTGACTGGCAGCAATGTCACGACGCTCGGCGGTGCCAACACCTTCACCGGCGCGACGACGGTCGGCGCCGGGGCACGGCTGACGCTGACCGGGTCGCTGGCCGGGGACCTGAACGTGAACTCCGGCAGCAACGCACCAGGCGGCTTCGTCGGCGCCACCATTGTCGGCGCGGGCAACGACATCCTGGCGCAGAACAGCATCGGCGGGAACGTCACCAACACCGGCACGATGAACGTCACCGGCTTCACCCGGGTCGGCGGCAGCTTCACCAACACGGTGACCTTCTCGGCACCCGATCCGATGACCGGCGAGGTGACGGCGCTGACCGGCACGGTGAACATGGTCAACGGGCTGACGGATGACGTTCTGTCCATCGTCGGCAACCTTTCGGGCGGTGAGTTCGTGGTCGACACCTCGTTCCGCTCGACCTACGTGGACAATCCGCTGACAGCGGTCGATGACGGTTTCGTCACCGGGACAAGCGGTCAGCCGGGCCTGTCGGACCGGATCGAGGTGGCGGGCACGGTGGATACCGGCGGCCCGATCGTGGGCTTCACACTCAACCCGCTGGGCGATCTCGTGCGGCCGGGTGACCGGGTGACGCTTCTGACATCCGGCAACACCCAGGCGGCGTTCGACGCGGGCAGCTTCGTGCTGCGCGGCGTGACCGGCGGGGCGCTCGTGACACTTCTCGAGGTCGACGGCAACCAGCTTCAGGCCGTCAACCAGACCTCAGGCGGCATCGGCGGCATTGCGGCGAACGTCTCGGTCGTGCAGTCGCTGGTCTCCAACGTCGTCAACCGGCCATCCAGCCCCTTCACCGGCGGCGTCACGGGCGAGTTGGGCTGCTTCCAGGGTGGCTATGCCCGCGCCGTGGGTGGCCGCGCCGAAGTGACCGGCACCAGCAACAACGGTGTGCGCGACAACGAGGCCCGCATCTCGGCCACCTACTGGGGCGTCCAGGGCGGCTATGACATCGGCTGCAACGACGGCCGGTTCTTCAATGGCTGGGACGGCACGGCCGGTGCCATCCTCGGCTACAACAGCGGCAAGACCAATCAGGGCGTGTTCCTGCCCGGCGTGGGCGGCGACCAGCTGTCCTCGACCACCTTCGCGGACTTCAAGCAGTCCTATGCGGGGCTCTACGCCGCGATCAACCGCGACGGCTGGACGATCGACACGCAGTTGCGTTTCGACCGCACCAAGTACGACCTGCGCGAAACCGTCGAAGGCGGGTTCATCGGCCTCGGCGTGGACGGCCAGACCTTCGACTCGCGGTCGACCAACGTCACGACCCGCGTCAGCTATGGCTTCCCGGTCAACGAGAGGGGCGATACGTTCCTTGTGCCCACGGGCGGCTTCTCGCTCACCCGGACGGGATCGTCGGACATCCAGATCATCGACCCCGTGTCGCTTGATCCCGCCAGTGCGTCGAGCGGCGTGCTGCGGC
Encoded here:
- a CDS encoding autotransporter-associated beta strand repeat-containing protein, coding for MSQPLPMTTTRQIGIRQRSLRRHCRLGRATELVFILATGVMLTLGGQAQAQTWDGETDSDWATGTNWDGDAKPTVGQTAEISDAGAPNQPTVSTTETVAQTNVSAGTLTISGTGTLNSPVATALDGNIVIESGGTIGGSLDAIGTTGSNAGTITGYLRVGSGTFDNAGVVQGTTTINSGTLNLNSGTNLADAQDFIVNGGTVNVNASDTVGSLSGTGGTINFVPDATLTINQSSAGTYSGDITGSATFDSTYLLKQGAETLTLSGNNTMTGSGRLRVNGGTLVLQGGNAVGNTDALEVTTGTVSLEADETVGLLLGAASGTLNLNGNTITLAGSGVPDSANAAINVTGTGGITLNGANFTQRFDTGLAYTGATTVTAGTFRLGADNIIDDASDVTVNGGTLALQGFSDTVDTVAMSSGAITGTGTLTATSYTQSGGTLGATLSSAGAKELTGGTISGTLTGAGATTIAAGAGTVTVDATGTITGDVTLESGTLRIGNSGAIGGTITTTGSVISYADAVSVASEINLDSDDTQLEVLGADNATQTGNIVETTGPHGIEKIGTGSLQLTGTNTYTGTTVVTEGSLIIGGGGSIVSNMEIGVDGTVTVQGTSSVADIDNAGNLSVGGTAGALTNSGFASVAGSVTSLTNTAGTTNIGGLTTGTVTGDTSVSGGTVRLQTNSDLADTSTVTVSDTGTFTVDEDDTIATLTQSDGTVNGNSTLTVTGAFDQSGGTTGGTVTVVTNTFTQSGGAVVALGTTVTASGDQTLQGGSIGGRLDGAGAITVESGQTNLTTGNISNTTGITITDGTLNNIGGFIDTAGNSIVLDGAGATLINVGDAGGDAFADDETITVNAGTFTNNIDETIGALEQTGGTIDGTGIITADTFVQSGGDMAGLVDTTTSATLDGGIISGTLSGAAATVQTGTTTLTGTISADTTITSTLEVDGGALTGTTTLSGGTLTGLSDSTITGDVGTDAAGGTITAATGTTLTIDTLNPTGGGALAIGTTGAGGTVVVNGSGAQSAGSTIAIDAGTLQIGSAGAGSSLLDSIAGTSVADGAALDVGGFDTTVNALSGAGTVTNSGADAGLTLTGTATFDGAIQDGAGDIALVVSGGVALGESTDVTLTGNNTFSGGTTVEGAGALTASLTLSGAGSNLSSTGLVTVNTGGTLVIDGDETIGALAGTGTGAVDIDNGALTTGDATDTLYEGTITGAGDLVKEGDGTFTITGDVSNNTVTVNDGTLVLSGNNTMTQITVDDATLRLESDDAAGGAGGLIRTTGSVIDYADGVNIGTDVEIASDTTQVQVTTGAAEQSGVISEDVAGRPLEKIGAGTLTLSGANTYTGTTTISAGTLIAAGGLAIADTGAVDVAGGATFELASNETIGALSGAAGSTVDVNGNTLSVAEGNGLTFAGSLTGSGNFDLLGSSTLTLTGVSSITGAVGPGFAGASSATLIIAAGGSVAADTVGATTGATLELNGGALTDDGAAIIASGTVRVNGSETAGATNVGNVGTLEINGAATVLTLNGVASNGIPTGNSTIDGDVTGTGTLNVTGGTTTVGGTGDVQTDTTIGAGGTVVNSGTMADVDNAGTFTNNAGATAGALTNTGAGAGSNVGTLASLTHNSTGTFDNAGTVTGDTSVSAGTVNLNAGSDLSDTGTLSLTGGAVNVNTTETVGTLDMTAGTVTTTATLTTGVLTGTGGTITTTATGGLVAGNASSSTFDGAIDGDGFLQKLGSGTLTLTGANTYSGGTTVSGGTLAVTGTGTLTGPSITIDPLATLSTDGGALTTSTSIRNDGTFAISGDESIANVFNTGVSNPGAISLTSGALLTLNSGASDISGIISGDGALTVTGTSNTTLTGANTYTGATTVNSGTLAITGAGSVASTDVTVNGTGTLTTDSDALAAGATVTVGDTGTFTSSGTDSYAAITQTGGTINGTGVQTLSGAFTQSGGTTGGTVDINAASFTQSGGAIVAAGTSVTVAPGGQQVLQGGTIGGTLDGAGAITEVTTGTTTFLAGATIASTDIQISSGGVLSTAGGAIAAGASIGMTGPATFQTTGAESLVTLNTTNATVGGSGTITLSNLFSQNGGTTAGSITIDTVAFQQLNGGIVAAGTAVNASGSQTLSGGQILGTLGGAGAVTVQTALTSVTGAGSIASNTINVLGSGTLLTDGGALSAGAAVTTAGTLTVSGAETITSLDQTGGTVNGGGTITATGTFAQSGGGVLAAGTTISAAGAQTLSGGSILGTLGGAGAVTVQDGTTTVTGAGSIASNSVTVDNTGTLTTDGGALAAGATVTVGGTLNNTGTETINALNQVAGTINGGIYNVATQFSQSVGITAGGVDINTVTFTQSNGATIGAGTSVTASGAQLLLGGSILGALDGAGAVTVQDNTTSVTGAGTIASDDVTVTATGTLVTDGGALSGSADVANAGILTLGGSETIASLSGAGTTNVNAGTLTLQGPGTSNVSGAINGAGGLTVAGGTTNLTGANGYVGTTQVTGGTLNVLGGGTLASTTINIAGGTFATDGGALLGTTAVNGPGTFLLSGSETIASLNTAGTTNIVGAGTVLTLQTGASNITGPIVGTGNLLLTGSNVTTLGGANTFTGATTVGAGARLTLTGSLAGDLNVNSGSNAPGGFVGATIVGAGNDILAQNSIGGNVTNTGTMNVTGFTRVGGSFTNTVTFSAPDPMTGEVTALTGTVNMVNGLTDDVLSIVGNLSGGEFVVDTSFRSTYVDNPLTAVDDGFVTGTSGQPGLSDRIEVAGTVDTGGPIVGFTLNPLGDLVRPGDRVTLLTSGNTQAAFDAGSFVLRGVTGGALVTLLEVDGNQLQAVNQTSGGIGGIAANVSVVQSLVSNVVNRPSSPFTGGVTGELGCFQGGYARAVGGRAEVTGTSNNGVRDNEARISATYWGVQGGYDIGCNDGRFFNGWDGTAGAILGYNSGKTNQGVFLPGVGGDQLSSTTFADFKQSYAGLYAAINRDGWTIDTQLRFDRTKYDLRETVEGGFIGLGVDGQTFDSRSTNVTTRVSYGFPVNERGDTFLVPTGGFSLTRTGSSDIQIIDPVSLDPASASSGVLRLDAYSSNVVFVGATLVKLFPGKDDLTSQRVFVSGNYYHDVDGKRTATFSPGNGDPVQNLTIEGIGGFGEASIGWNYVTVLDNVASGKPLQLNANVRADARFGSNVSNAYSLTAQVRLSF